In Novipirellula galeiformis, one DNA window encodes the following:
- a CDS encoding GxxExxY protein, which translates to MHPLFEKASGLTETIIGAAIEVHRDKGPGLIESIYEWCLLKELELRGLACVSQKVVIVEYKGFVREEPLRFDILVEDCLLIEGKAVEKVVPIHKAKLLSYMKLLDVPVGLVVNFHEIKLVDGVSRLILPGANDV; encoded by the coding sequence ATGCATCCTTTGTTTGAGAAAGCTTCCGGCCTGACCGAAACAATCATCGGTGCCGCGATCGAAGTCCATCGTGACAAAGGGCCCGGACTTATTGAATCGATCTATGAGTGGTGTTTGTTGAAAGAGCTTGAATTGCGAGGCCTCGCATGTGTCAGTCAGAAGGTCGTCATCGTTGAGTACAAAGGTTTTGTACGCGAAGAACCACTACGTTTTGACATCCTGGTTGAAGACTGCCTGTTGATCGAAGGGAAAGCTGTCGAAAAGGTCGTTCCGATCCACAAAGCGAAACTACTCAGCTACATGAAGCTGCTCGATGTACCTGTTGGATTGGTAGTCAATTTCCATGAGATAAAACTCGTCGATGGCGTTAGTCGTCTGATTCTGCCGGGCGCAAATGATGTGTAG
- a CDS encoding SDR family NAD(P)-dependent oxidoreductase codes for MTRWPGISQFQMNDHVAIVTGGSKGLGEAMAAGLASAGANLMLVSRNEDEANAAAAAIVDEYPVKAIGMAADVSSEEQVVAMVARCRAEFGRIDILINNAGINIRGAIEELSLDDFRKVQRINVDAMWLCCKHVSAVMKEAQYGRIINMASTLGLVGLANRTPYATSKGAVVQMTRALGLELARSKITVNAICPGPFLTPMNLPISESEETKRFIVGATALERWGEMSEIQGAAIFLASPAASYMTGSMLTVDGGWTAR; via the coding sequence ATGACTCGATGGCCAGGCATTTCTCAGTTTCAAATGAACGATCACGTAGCGATCGTCACCGGAGGATCCAAGGGTCTCGGCGAAGCGATGGCAGCGGGACTGGCCTCGGCCGGCGCAAATCTGATGCTGGTCAGCCGCAATGAAGACGAAGCGAATGCCGCTGCGGCAGCGATCGTGGATGAATACCCCGTCAAAGCGATTGGGATGGCGGCGGACGTGTCCAGTGAAGAACAGGTCGTGGCGATGGTGGCTCGCTGTCGAGCAGAATTCGGACGGATCGACATCCTCATCAACAACGCCGGCATCAACATTCGCGGAGCGATCGAAGAGCTCTCGCTGGACGATTTCCGTAAAGTGCAACGCATCAACGTCGATGCGATGTGGCTGTGTTGCAAACACGTTTCGGCTGTGATGAAAGAAGCCCAGTACGGGCGAATCATCAACATGGCCAGCACGCTGGGATTGGTCGGTTTAGCGAACCGCACACCGTATGCGACTAGCAAAGGGGCGGTCGTCCAGATGACCCGAGCTCTGGGGTTGGAACTTGCTCGCAGCAAAATCACGGTCAACGCCATTTGCCCTGGGCCTTTTCTGACGCCGATGAATTTGCCGATTTCGGAGAGCGAAGAGACGAAGCGATTCATCGTCGGAGCGACGGCGTTGGAGCGTTGGGGCGAGATGTCTGAAATCCAAGGCGCGGCGATATTTCTCGCCAGCCCGGCGGCCAGCTACATGACTGGCAGCATGCTGACCGTCGACGGTGGCTGGACAGCAAGGTAG
- a CDS encoding HNH endonuclease signature motif containing protein yields the protein MVKNFLKRIQKSVVDAYDPDRDERVKSIAAQFFLGLKTQRQQFSLEKQIARFDVTNSDIRKATKLAFRQLLQNIWKDGVVSEKEKETVQWVVRALELSDKDALALQREYAVEQFRTSLAHAMDDGVLSDDEYLHLEHVASVVGSTASRIAREYFESEGESFIRAMFLSATESGELTREEWQTLVQTSMRFGFSERELSRLVQSPAKQFVEHVLADAKADAILTDEEREQIESLLEMLSLDDDFCTYVRRQMNEFVMLCNISQGRLPTLDVPKSFEIRSGEIVHAYAGADLVVTKVHKSGPVQVVHQGALLLLDSRAVFQSATHAQSVNLRKIIGLGGDARQINFQLNGKPVWTLRLHRSNPWFLLIFRKAVELANQTATRTSDMATSRHIPRDVRQRVWQRYGGQCADCGARDYLEFDHIIPVAKGGSNMDSNIQLLCRRCNLKKSDHI from the coding sequence ATGGTAAAGAACTTCTTGAAACGTATACAGAAGTCTGTCGTTGACGCCTACGACCCTGATCGTGATGAAAGGGTGAAATCAATTGCTGCTCAATTTTTCCTCGGCCTCAAGACTCAACGCCAACAGTTCAGTCTTGAGAAACAGATCGCACGTTTCGATGTTACCAATTCGGATATCCGGAAAGCGACTAAGTTAGCTTTCCGGCAGTTATTACAAAACATTTGGAAAGACGGAGTCGTTTCTGAAAAGGAGAAAGAAACGGTGCAGTGGGTCGTAAGAGCATTAGAACTGTCCGACAAAGATGCACTTGCACTTCAGCGAGAATACGCAGTGGAGCAGTTTCGCACATCGCTGGCACATGCAATGGATGATGGGGTTTTGTCGGATGATGAGTACCTTCATTTGGAACACGTAGCGTCGGTCGTAGGCTCTACCGCATCCAGGATCGCAAGAGAGTACTTTGAGTCAGAAGGTGAGAGTTTTATTCGAGCAATGTTTTTATCAGCAACGGAGAGTGGTGAACTCACACGCGAAGAATGGCAGACGCTAGTGCAAACCAGTATGCGATTCGGATTCTCTGAAAGAGAGTTAAGTCGGCTCGTTCAAAGTCCTGCGAAACAGTTTGTCGAACATGTTCTTGCAGATGCGAAGGCTGACGCAATTTTAACGGATGAGGAACGAGAACAGATTGAATCCTTGCTAGAAATGTTGAGTTTGGACGACGACTTTTGCACTTACGTTCGCCGTCAGATGAATGAATTTGTAATGTTGTGTAACATTTCACAGGGACGATTGCCTACTCTCGATGTACCTAAATCGTTTGAAATACGTTCAGGAGAAATTGTTCACGCGTACGCCGGTGCTGACCTAGTCGTTACAAAAGTTCATAAGTCAGGTCCAGTACAGGTCGTACATCAAGGGGCACTGCTCTTGCTAGATAGCCGAGCTGTGTTTCAGAGCGCAACTCACGCTCAGTCAGTAAACTTGAGGAAGATCATCGGCTTGGGGGGGGATGCAAGGCAGATCAACTTTCAGTTGAATGGTAAGCCCGTTTGGACATTGCGACTGCATCGTAGTAACCCGTGGTTCCTTTTGATTTTTCGTAAGGCGGTTGAACTCGCCAACCAGACAGCGACACGTACCAGCGACATGGCGACTTCACGACATATACCACGTGACGTTCGGCAACGAGTATGGCAGCGATATGGTGGACAATGTGCCGACTGCGGTGCCCGAGATTATTTGGAATTCGATCACATTATCCCCGTCGCCAAGGGTGGAAGTAACATGGACTCGAACATTCAGCTGCTTTGTAGAAGATGCAATCTAAAAAAGTCTGATCACATTTGA